The Pseudanabaena galeata CCNP1313 genome includes a region encoding these proteins:
- a CDS encoding tetratricopeptide repeat protein, which yields MQILYIELHPRNEASVELRYQKLNGQGYEKQILQISEIADLIALAERDIYVSMSDPVAMGKQLFGWLDGEGRWLSRALADCQGELLVLAIANLAKLPHLPWEVLHDREGFLIDRTYPKVVPVRWTKGEVVASEPADRPLRVMFMATDPEGVEPRLNFEGEEGRILDATRGAALTLRVEESGCVSELKKTWRRYGDNHFDVFHLTGHASIADDGQPFFITETETGDRYDAKAGEIVDALRFRLPRLVFLSGCRTGQAGEQGATPSMAEALLNLGLTAVLGWGRPIGDDVATLAAACLYESLASANSLVEAIAATYQKLREENIPNWYLLRLYGRGKLDVSLAALVLPLGDRLLPLSSEIEQLFLDPDDATTPRVVRREDFVGRRRILQSSLRRLQGSDLGVLLHGMGGLGKTTVAKRLLERIADPQNSNYDTIFNFKQFDEGKLLQDLARNCTSEAGHEILNGRLPLMQKLTKFLKEGMNDKDRCLMFVLDDFEENLEENVNGVWVLKFEVVEPLMALVSAIARSGLRHRLIVTCRYDFNLPDVALNARLFRVPLFSLRGVDLKKKCDRLAGFQLPMLSREEAEPLVALQKQAIAVADGNPRLLEWLAAILPNDLLTEAQKQEVLDRMMAKQIEFRENILAETLMAQQSPDLREMLKLGLVFDLPVPELVFAKVCEGVENLKSHQVRAKAISLLEVNGDLYRVPKILVELLSPEFTQEIYATASRELYRVWFQESESSTEEQKLEIHRLALLGDEKEIAVKIGVILTSQWKNKSRFREAIHLCESTLKITDDYRILHQLARSQKVLGEVELAKNNYQKALDASPSETTDEQSEKAAIIHNLAVIYAQQGQVDQAIDLYQQSLEIKERIGDVQGRAATLSQMGILLQNQGKVEEALALHQQSLELKESIGNLQGKATSLSQIAMIYNQQGQVEQAIALYQQSLEIWDRIGDVQGKAATLHQMAGIYNRQGQVDQAIALYQQSIDIEERIGNVQGKAATLHQMAGIYADQGQVDQAIALYQQSVDIEESIGDVQGKAATLHQMAMIYAQQGQVEQAIDLYQQSLEITDRIGDVQGKAATLAQMANIYQSQGLVDKAFEQYHQVLEIARQIGAVELEATMSHQIALIYANQGQVDEALKRYQKATEIYESIGNIGYKAATLHQMAGIYAQQGQVDQAIALYQQSLEIKERIGDVQGKAATLAMMGVLSANNGDFQTAISYLQESLTILQHLKSPDAATVQSWLEQVQQIQKSPPLQGG from the coding sequence GTGCAGATCCTGTATATCGAGTTACATCCGCGCAATGAAGCATCGGTTGAGTTGCGGTATCAAAAGCTGAATGGTCAGGGCTATGAAAAGCAGATCTTGCAGATTAGCGAGATCGCAGATTTGATCGCTTTAGCAGAACGGGATATTTATGTGTCTATGTCCGATCCTGTGGCGATGGGGAAGCAATTATTTGGCTGGTTGGATGGGGAGGGGCGCTGGTTGAGTCGCGCCTTGGCGGATTGTCAGGGGGAGTTGTTGGTATTAGCGATCGCTAATCTTGCTAAACTGCCACATTTGCCTTGGGAGGTGCTGCACGATCGCGAGGGATTTTTGATCGATCGCACTTATCCTAAAGTTGTACCTGTGCGCTGGACTAAGGGAGAGGTGGTAGCAAGTGAGCCAGCCGATCGCCCTTTGCGGGTGATGTTTATGGCGACTGATCCTGAAGGGGTGGAGCCGCGCTTGAATTTTGAGGGGGAAGAGGGGCGGATTTTGGATGCGACTCGTGGGGCGGCGCTGACCTTGCGGGTGGAGGAGAGTGGCTGCGTGAGTGAGTTAAAAAAGACTTGGCGGCGCTATGGGGACAATCATTTTGATGTGTTTCATTTGACGGGTCATGCTTCGATCGCTGATGATGGTCAGCCGTTTTTTATTACGGAAACAGAGACGGGCGATCGCTATGATGCGAAGGCGGGTGAAATTGTTGATGCGTTGCGGTTTCGGTTGCCGCGTTTAGTATTTTTGTCGGGCTGTCGCACGGGTCAGGCGGGAGAGCAGGGAGCTACGCCTTCGATGGCGGAGGCTTTGTTAAATTTGGGATTGACGGCGGTGTTGGGTTGGGGTCGTCCGATTGGGGATGATGTGGCGACTCTGGCGGCGGCTTGTTTGTATGAGTCTTTGGCTTCGGCTAATAGTTTGGTAGAGGCGATCGCGGCGACCTATCAGAAATTGCGAGAGGAGAATATTCCTAATTGGTATTTGTTGCGGTTGTATGGGCGCGGCAAGTTGGATGTGAGTTTGGCGGCGTTGGTGTTGCCGTTGGGCGATCGCCTGTTGCCTTTGAGTTCGGAGATCGAGCAGTTATTTCTCGATCCTGATGATGCGACTACGCCGAGGGTGGTGCGGCGTGAGGATTTTGTGGGACGGCGGCGGATCTTGCAATCAAGTTTGCGGCGATTGCAGGGGAGTGATCTGGGTGTGTTGTTGCATGGGATGGGTGGTTTGGGTAAGACGACGGTGGCGAAGCGGTTGTTGGAACGAATTGCCGATCCGCAAAACTCGAACTATGACACGATTTTTAATTTCAAGCAGTTTGATGAAGGGAAGCTGTTGCAGGATTTGGCGAGAAATTGCACTTCTGAGGCGGGGCATGAGATTCTCAATGGCAGGTTGCCGCTAATGCAGAAGCTGACGAAGTTTCTCAAGGAGGGCATGAACGATAAGGATCGCTGTTTGATGTTTGTGTTGGATGATTTTGAGGAGAATCTGGAAGAGAATGTGAATGGGGTATGGGTGCTGAAGTTTGAGGTGGTGGAGCCTTTGATGGCTTTGGTGAGTGCGATCGCCCGTTCTGGTTTGCGTCATCGGTTGATTGTGACCTGTCGCTATGATTTTAATTTGCCAGACGTAGCGCTAAATGCAAGGCTGTTTCGCGTGCCGTTGTTTTCGTTGCGGGGTGTGGATCTCAAGAAGAAGTGCGATCGCCTTGCGGGGTTTCAGTTGCCGATGTTGTCGCGTGAGGAGGCGGAGCCTTTGGTGGCGTTGCAAAAACAGGCGATCGCGGTGGCGGATGGGAATCCGAGGTTGTTGGAGTGGTTGGCGGCGATTTTGCCGAACGATCTGTTGACGGAGGCACAAAAGCAGGAAGTTTTGGATCGGATGATGGCGAAGCAAATTGAGTTTCGCGAAAATATTCTCGCGGAGACGTTAATGGCTCAGCAAAGTCCAGATTTGCGGGAAATGTTAAAGCTGGGTTTGGTGTTCGATTTGCCTGTGCCTGAGTTGGTGTTTGCGAAGGTATGTGAGGGGGTTGAGAATCTCAAGTCGCATCAAGTTCGGGCAAAGGCGATCAGTTTGTTAGAAGTGAATGGCGATCTTTATCGTGTGCCGAAGATTTTGGTGGAGTTGTTAAGTCCTGAGTTTACGCAGGAGATTTATGCAACAGCATCAAGGGAACTCTATCGAGTTTGGTTTCAAGAATCTGAGTCTTCTACTGAGGAGCAGAAGCTAGAAATTCATCGGTTGGCTTTGTTGGGTGATGAGAAAGAGATTGCGGTTAAGATTGGAGTAATCTTAACAAGCCAATGGAAAAATAAAAGTCGATTTCGAGAAGCAATTCATTTATGCGAATCCACATTAAAAATCACAGACGACTATCGAATTTTGCATCAACTCGCTAGATCGCAAAAAGTTTTAGGTGAAGTCGAACTTGCAAAAAATAACTATCAAAAAGCCTTAGATGCTTCTCCTTCTGAAACCACAGATGAGCAATCAGAAAAAGCCGCAATTATTCACAACTTGGCAGTAATCTATGCCCAACAGGGACAGGTAGACCAAGCGATCGACCTCTATCAGCAGTCCTTAGAAATCAAAGAACGTATCGGTGACGTGCAGGGCAGAGCCGCGACATTGAGTCAAATGGGTATACTCTTGCAAAATCAAGGAAAGGTTGAAGAGGCTCTTGCATTACATCAACAATCTTTGGAGCTAAAAGAATCCATTGGTAACTTACAGGGAAAAGCGACTTCTTTGAGTCAAATAGCAATGATCTATAACCAACAGGGACAGGTAGAGCAAGCGATCGCCCTCTATCAGCAGTCCTTGGAAATCTGGGATCGCATCGGTGACGTGCAGGGCAAAGCCGCCACATTGCATCAAATGGCAGGTATCTATAACCGACAGGGACAGGTAGACCAAGCGATCGCCCTCTATCAGCAGTCTATAGATATAGAAGAACGCATCGGTAACGTGCAGGGCAAAGCCGCCACATTGCATCAAATGGCTGGTATCTATGCCGATCAGGGACAGGTAGACCAAGCGATCGCCCTCTATCAGCAGTCCGTAGATATCGAAGAAAGCATCGGTGACGTGCAGGGCAAAGCCGCCACATTGCATCAAATGGCAATGATCTATGCCCAACAGGGACAGGTAGAGCAAGCGATCGACCTCTATCAGCAGTCCTTGGAAATCACAGATCGCATCGGTGACGTGCAGGGCAAAGCCGCCACATTAGCGCAAATGGCAAATATTTATCAATCTCAAGGCTTAGTCGATAAAGCATTTGAACAATATCATCAAGTTTTAGAAATTGCGCGTCAAATTGGTGCTGTTGAATTAGAAGCAACAATGTCACACCAAATAGCATTAATTTATGCAAATCAAGGTCAGGTTGATGAAGCGCTTAAACGTTATCAAAAGGCTACAGAAATTTACGAAAGCATTGGAAATATTGGGTATAAAGCCGCCACTTTGCATCAAATGGCAGGTATCTATGCCCAACAGGGACAGGTAGACCAAGCGATCGCCCTCTATCAGCAGTCCTTGGAAATCAAAGAACGCATCGGTGACGTGCAGGGCAAAGCCGCCACACTCGCGATGATGGGAGTTTTATCAGCGAACAATGGTGATTTTCAAACGGCGATTTCCTATCTCCAAGAATCTCTCACTATCCTGCAACACCTCAAATCCCCCGACGCAGCCACAGTTCAGAGTTGGTTAGAACAAGTCCAACAAATACAAAAAAGCCCCCCTTTACAAGGGGGGTAG
- a CDS encoding PhnD/SsuA/transferrin family substrate-binding protein, translating to MSKLNLMICPHDTAKKPEKWFRFVQYLNLNLDFTVHFTISLDFKEFHDQLSTADIVYANPADGVNLVTKEQFIPIVRSTNLFDEVVFIANPNLNNPSLQSYQGSKVVTVNSMVTKLATSILQRQDIMPTEVVNKESWLGVVNAVAKDEASLGFVYKDTYDELSLKTKEMVIAIATSTEHKAFHALYLNPKARDHAQAISSVLQQMHLNPSGLDVLQELKVEAWELVPADALQSLFAMAE from the coding sequence ATGAGTAAACTGAATCTGATGATTTGCCCTCACGACACAGCAAAAAAACCCGAAAAATGGTTTCGATTTGTGCAGTATCTCAACCTTAATCTTGATTTCACCGTTCACTTTACAATTTCTCTGGATTTCAAAGAATTCCACGATCAACTATCCACAGCGGATATAGTCTATGCAAACCCTGCGGATGGTGTAAATCTCGTAACCAAAGAGCAGTTTATCCCCATCGTTCGTTCCACAAACCTATTTGACGAAGTAGTATTTATTGCTAATCCTAATCTCAATAATCCTTCATTGCAGTCCTATCAAGGCTCTAAAGTAGTCACCGTTAACAGTATGGTTACTAAGCTTGCGACTTCAATTCTCCAACGTCAAGATATCATGCCAACAGAAGTAGTCAATAAAGAGTCTTGGCTGGGCGTGGTTAATGCTGTTGCTAAGGATGAAGCAAGCCTAGGATTTGTCTACAAAGACACCTACGATGAACTTTCTCTCAAAACTAAGGAGATGGTTATAGCGATCGCTACTTCTACAGAACACAAAGCATTTCACGCGTTGTACCTCAACCCCAAAGCTAGGGATCACGCTCAAGCTATATCATCGGTTCTCCAACAGATGCACCTTAATCCATCGGGTCTGGATGTCTTGCAAGAGCTAAAAGTTGAAGCTTGGGAATTAGTACCCGCAGACGCACTGCAATCTCTTTTCGCAATGGCTGAATAA
- a CDS encoding YdeI/OmpD-associated family protein, translating to MAKSPKRSPSIPLKKGKKFNSPPFLRGAGGDLKQFLNRFLIIPDDLMTALSSNLAAKEFFLNLSRTDKCNLLQWITLAKREETRQKRIREIVFSAENQRKPI from the coding sequence ATGGCTAAAAGCCCAAAGAGATCCCCCTCTATCCCCCTTAAAAAGGGGAAAAAATTTAATTCTCCCCCCTTTTTAAGGGGGGCTGGGGGGGATCTAAAGCAATTCTTAAATAGGTTCTTAATCATTCCCGATGACTTGATGACAGCATTATCTTCCAATCTAGCGGCAAAGGAATTTTTTTTGAATTTAAGTCGAACTGACAAGTGCAATCTTTTGCAATGGATAACTTTAGCGAAAAGGGAAGAGACGAGGCAAAAACGCATTAGAGAAATTGTATTTTCCGCAGAAAATCAAAGAAAACCTATCTGA
- a CDS encoding YdeI/OmpD-associated family protein, with the protein MNTFYPENRQQWREWLDKNHDIESSVWVIYYKKGSGKPSIT; encoded by the coding sequence ATGAACACTTTTTATCCCGAAAATCGACAACAGTGGCGAGAGTGGTTAGATAAAAATCATGATATTGAAAGTTCTGTTTGGGTAATCTATTACAAAAAAGGTAGTGGCAAACCTTCCATAACTTAG